A stretch of Rhododendron vialii isolate Sample 1 chromosome 4a, ASM3025357v1 DNA encodes these proteins:
- the LOC131324322 gene encoding pentatricopeptide repeat-containing protein At3g48810: MYLKEGCSLLLKVHKPSIPFVLNTTPILNPTCNNEANLNPHLVKECDVLRRLRHESDITLALEYFKSIANSKSFKHTPLTYQVMIEKLGRRAEMDGVQYLLQQMKLDGISCSEDLFISVINSYRQSGAAEQALKTFYRVQDFGCSPTVKIYNHIFDALLNEDRFHMINPIYSNMKKDGLEPNVYTYNILLKALCKNNRVDGAHKLLVEMSNKGCSPDAVSYTTIISCMCNLGKVKEARDITNRFPPIVPVYNALIDGVCRESNIEEAFELLNEMMNKGIGPNVITYTTIINALSDAGNIHSSLPILALMFKKGCGPNIHTFTSLIKGFFLKGKSYEALDMWERMMEEGIYPNVVSYNSLIRGLCSVGNVGKAVSVFNQMVRSGFSPNVTTYSTLIDGFAKAGNLVGATETWNDMITHGCHPNVVAYTCMVDVLCRNLMFDQAHCLMQNMVMENCPPNTITFNTFVKSLCGSGRVDWAIKLLDRMEENGCLPNITTYNEILDGLVKENNFTLAFGVVKEIEERGLELNLVTYNTMIHGFCCAGMLEEALKVVGKMLVGGLKPDAFTFNIIINAYCKNGKVEFAIKLLDAMSAAGWCPDIVSYTSLICGLCEFAGLEEANVYLHRMLKEGIVPNVAIWNVLVRFLFSKVGFSEALIFLDNILDG; this comes from the coding sequence ATGTATTTGAAGGAGGGATGTTCCTTGCTGCTTAAAGTCCACAAACCTTCAATCCCTTTTGTCCTCAACACAACCCCAATTCTCAATCCTACCTGTAATAACGAGGCGAATTTGAACCCCCATTTGGTTAAAGAATGTGATGTTTTGAGGAGGTTAAGGCATGAAAGTGACATCACTTTGGCATTGGAATACTTCAAGTCCATTGCAAATTCAAAATCTTTCAAACACACTCCTTTAACATACCAAGTCATGATTGAAAAGCTCGGGCGAAGGGCTGAGATGGATGGGGTCCAGTATCTGTTGCAGCAGATGAAGTTGGACGGCATTAGTTGCTCGGAAGACTTATTTATTAGCGTGATAAATTCTTATCGGCAATCTGGGGCCGCCGAGCAAGCGCTGAAAACGTTTTATCGGGTGCAAGATTTTGGGTGTTCACCGACGGTCAAAATATATAATCACATTTTTGATGCATTGCTTAATGAGGATAGGTTTCATATGATAAATCCTATATATAGTAATATGAAGAAAGATGGGTTGGAGCCCAATGTGTATACTTAtaatattcttttgaaagcttTGTGTAAGAATAATCGGGTGGACGGTGCTCATAAGTTGCTCGTAGAAATGTCGAATAAAGGTTGCTCTCCTGATGCAGTGAGCTACACAACGATTATATCTTGTATGTGTAATCTTGGTAAGGTGAAAGAAGCAAGGGATATTACCAATCGGTTTCCCCCTATAGTACCTGTTTATAATGCTTTGATCGATGGGGTGTGTAGAGAATCCAATATTGAGGAGGCATTTGAGTTGTTGAATGAGATGATGAATAAGGGAATCGGTCCTAATGTAATCACTTACACAACTATCATCAATGCTCTTTCTGATGCGGGAAATATTCACTCGTCTCTTCCTATTTTGGCCCTAATGTTCAAGAAAGGATGTGGTCCCAATATTCATACTTTTACTTCCTTGATAAAGGGTTTTTTCCTGAAAGGTAAATCTTATGAGGCCCTTGACATGTGGGAACGAATGATGGAAGAGGGAATCTATCCCAATGTTGTTTCATACAACTCACTGATACGAGGTTTATGCTCTGTTGGTAATGTGGGGAAAGCTGTATCTGTTTTTAATCAAATGGTGAGAAGTGGTTTTTCTCCAAATGTAACAACATATAGCACTCTTATTGATGGCTTCGCAAAAGCTGGGAACTTGGTCGGTGCGACTGAGACGTGGAATGACATGATTACCCATGGCTGCCATCCAAATGTCGTGGCATATACGTGCATGGTTGATGTCCTTTGTAGGAATCTCATGTTTGACCAAGCCCATTGTCTTATGCAGAATATGGTGATGGAAAATTGTCCCCCTAATACAATTACCTTTAATACATTTGTCAAAAGTTTGTGTGGCAGTGGAAGAGTAGATTGGGCCATTAAGTTGCTTGACCGAATGGAAGAAAATGGGTGCTTGCCAAATATCACGACTTATAATGAAATATTGGATGGTCTTGTCAAAGAGAACAACTTTACATTAGCATTTGGAGTGGttaaggagattgaagaaaggGGGCTCGAGCTTAATTTAGTGACTTACAACACTATGATACATGGTTTTTGTTGTGCTGGTATGCTAGAGGAGGCTTTGAAGGTTGTTGGGAAGATGTTGGTCGGAGGATTAAAGCCTGATGCTTTCACATTTAACATAATAATAAACGCATACTGTAAGAATGGAAAGGTTGAGTTTGCCATTAAACTGCTGGATGCAATGAGTGCAGCAGGTTGGTGTCCAGACATAGTTTCTTACACAAGTCTTATATGTGGGCTTTGTGAGTTTGCTGGTTTGGAAGAAGCTAATGTTTATCTTCACAGGATGTTAAAGGAAGGAATTGTCCCCAATGTTGCAATATGGAATGTCTTGGTCCGGTTTTTGTTTAGTAAAGTAGGTTTTTCAGAGGCGCTGATTTTTCTAGACAATATATTGGATGGGTAA
- the LOC131324324 gene encoding uncharacterized protein LOC131324324: protein MARKGNQQKNGWDNLSNHKKGVSDSGCPLPNTKGRGKVNLAKVAGEEKLPNGNQPSAPVSEGGNKTDHAGGENRSKQKSKKFQKKEKQGMSAIHSEEQAVPCDCNSGDCLENISTVEASGLTEENGRPPNSTRGLEDSNYRSGHSPSGSHTDDTMGNLEFSDSLILRHLRVSALSILKAATECLQRQKPLFISLTTNMSDAACYVQKKIEHAYPIVLRWLMHVGNIVLLLSMVWLDCTLRGIESFLRMGTTSFFSVIWCSILSVIAMIGVLKFVLVLVITALTGHFVGFTIGFMFIAVSGILLLWFCGSFWTTGLVICSGGLAFMLSHERIALLITTLYSVYSAWTYVGWFGLLLALNLSFISSDALMFFLKNNINHRMPDQVPEQTAGMEGQQSFFYGGQGPSSPETGSSPSSDRGPGIPSTSGTDFEMSSEDEVVRLLNCTDHYSALGLSRFENVDVTILKREYRKKAMLVHPDKNMGNEKAAEAFKKLQNAYEVLLDSLKRKSYDEELRREELLNYFRRFQNASQKNGRHKFFASGFAHTATDGEDPYGESRRIACRKCGNFHVWIQTKKSKSTARWCQDCRDFHQAKDGDGWVEQSSQPFFFGILQKVDAPRAYVCADSKIYDATEWYICQGMRSPVNTHKPSFHVNTSLTAKHNNGKGTSPGQRGASMPSSSSSNLEENMTEEEFFEWLQNAVQAGVFDNFAGSTPSESPSATAEAGKFSKSGGSNSGSSKRKKKGKKQW from the exons ATGGCTCGTAAGGGTAACCAACAAAAGAATGGGTGGGACAATTTGTCAAACCACAAGAAAGGAGTTTCAGATTCAGGGTGTCCATTGCCAAATAcgaaaggaagaggaaaagtgAACCTGGCAAAGGTTGCTGGTGAGGAGAAACTCCCTAATGGTAACCAACCGAGTGCACCCGTTTCAGAAGGTGGGAATAAAACTGATCATGCAGGAGGTGAGAATAGAAGCAAACAGAAATCCAAGAAATTTCAGAAGAAAGAGAAGCAAGGTATGAGTGCTATCCATTCTGAAGAGCAAGCAGTGCCTTGTGATTGTAACTCAGGAGATTGCTTAGAGAATATTTCTACCGTGGAAGCTTCCGGTTTGACAGAAGAAAATGGGAGGCCACCAAATAGCACTCGTGGCCTAGAGGATTCAAACTATAGATCTGGCCACTCGCCTAGTGGTTCTCACACAGATGATACAATGGGTAATTTAGAGTTCTCAGACTCTCTCATCCTCAGGCACTTGAGGGTTTCAGCTTTATCCATTTTGAAGGCAGCTACAGAATGTCTGCAGAGGCAGAAACCATTGTTTATTAGTCTGACAACTAACATGTCAGATGCTGCTTGttatgttcaaaagaagattgAGCATGCATACCCAATTGTCTTGAGGTGGCTCATGCATGTCGGGAACATAGTGCTTCTTTTGTCAATGGTTTGGTTGGACTGCACTCTAAGAGGCATTGAGTCCTTTCTGCGCATGGGTACAACATCCTTCTTCTCGGTTATTTGGTGCAGCATTCTCTCTGTAATTGCGATGATTGGAGTGTTAAAATTTGTCCTGGTCCTG GTCATAACAGCTTTGACTGGACATTTTGTTGGATTCACCATTGGATTTATGTTTATTGCTGTTTCTGGAATCCTTTTATTGTGGTTTTGTGGAAGTTTTTGGACAACAGGACTTGTCATCTGCTCCGGAG GGTTGGCATTCATGTTGAGCCATGAACGGATTGCACTGTTAATAACAACTTTGTATTCTGTATACAGTGCGTGGACATATGTTGGGTGGTTCGGTTTACTTTTGGCATTGAACTTATCCTTCATATCAAGTGATGCTCTAATGTTCTTCTTGAAGAACAACATCAATCATAGGATGCCCGACCAGGTCCCTGAACAAACAGCTGGAATGGAAGGTCAACAGAGCTTCTTCTATGGTGGACAGGGGCCCTCATCCCCTGAAACTGGTTCTAGTCCATCATCTGATCGTGGCCCTGGGATACCTTCCACAAGTGGGACTGATTTTGAGATGTCATCTGAAGATGAAGTTGTTAGGTTGTTGAACTGTACAGATCATTATTCAGCTTTGGGCCTGTCCCGTTTCGAAAATGTAGATGTTACGATACTCAAGCGGGAATATAGGAAAAAG GCAATGCTGGTCCACCCTGATAAGAATATGGGCAATGAAAAGGCTGCGGAAGCTTTTAAGAAACTTCAGAATGCGTATGAG GTTTTACTTGATTCTTTGAAGCGAAAATCATATGATGAAGAATTGAGGAGGGAGGAGCTACTGAACTATTTCCGCAGGTTTCAAAATGCTTCTCAAAAG AATGGAAGGCATAAGTTCTTTGCCTCTGGATTTGCACACACCGCTACCGATGGTGAGGACCCTTATGGAGAGTCAAGGCGGATCGCCTGTAGAAAGTGTGGAAATTTTCATGTCTGGATTCAGacgaaaaaatcaaaatctacAGCAAGATGGTGCCAG GATTGCAGAGATTTTCATCAAGCTAAAGATGGAGATGGATGGGTTGAACAATCTTCTCAACCGttcttttttggaattttgCAGAAG GTTGATGCACCTCGTGCATATGTTTGCGCTGATAGCAAGATCTATGATGCAACTGAATGGTATATTTGTCAG GGGATGAGATCTCCAGTCAATACTCACAAACCAAGCTTCCATGTGAACACAAGTTTGACGGCCAAACATAACAATGGGAAGGGAACTAGCCCAGGACAAAGAGGAGCTTCAAtgccatcatcatcatcatctaaTCTTGAAGAGAACATGACCGAGGAGGAATTCTTTGAATGGTTACAGAATGCAGTGCAAGCAGGTGTGTTTGACAATTTTGCTGGCAGCACTCCAAGTGAGAGTCCATCTGCTACTGCCGAGGCTGGGAAATTCTCCAAGAGTGGCGGCAGCAACAGTGGCAGCAGCAAGcggaagaagaaaggaaagaagcaaTGGTGA
- the LOC131324323 gene encoding protein REGULATOR OF FATTY ACID COMPOSITION 3, chloroplastic: protein MEILGCSSPVTTASLFSNLASYGGFSGKRNSFLVLGSNGYSSLSLFSSQKTSLRLRKSVILAAKKDNKRSDKKPNTHSFIVKPDEAGFFPESVLLKEKKVQEDGRLLPEFADDEERELFEQLNLELESALKLEQMRHYEVVYAIHEDHAKEVESVNLKVQEFIKEKKGRIWRFNDWGMRRLAYKIKKARNAHYILMNFELEAKSINDFKNMLDKDERVIRHLVIKKDEAETKECPPPPEFHTLLAGMDDDDDDDDDDDDAYDDEDEDDDNDEEDDDVDETYDDEDDDNDEEDDDNDEEDDDNETYDHEDDDMDDTHEESADEEEEEIDGDDNDIEGEKGIMNVEDYIEGYRESRKSNKPSKSSRVGSKKLRPKKVGR, encoded by the exons ATGGAAATACTGGGCTGTTCGTCCCCTGTGACCACTGCTTCTCTCTTTTCAAACTTGGCCAGTTATGGTGGGTTTTCCGGAAAACGAAACAGTTTCTTGGTTTTGGGGAGTAATGGGTACTCCTCCTTGtcccttttttcttctcagAAAACCTCTTTGAGACTTAGAAAATCGGTGATTTTGGCCGCCAAGAAGGATAACAAGAGGAGTGATAAGAAGCCCAACACTCATAGCTTCATAGTCAAACCTGATGAAGCTGGCTTCTTCCCTGAATCTGTTTTGCTCAAAGAG AAGAAAGTTCAAGAAGATGGAAGGCTTCTCCCTGAGTTTGCCGACGACGAAGAAC GAGAACTGTTTGAACAACTAAATCTTGAACTGGAAAGCGCGTTGAAATTAGAACAAA TGCGCCATTATGAAGTGGTTTATGCGATTCATGAGGACCATGCGAAAGAGGTTGAGAGTGTGAATTTGAAAGTTCAAG AATttataaaagagaagaaaggcAGGATATGGAGATTTAACGATTGGGGTATGCGACGACTGGCATACAAGATAAAGAAAGCAAGAAACGCCCACTACATTTTGATGAATTTCGAATTGGAAGCCAAATCGATTAATGATTTCAAGAATatgctagacaaagatgagagaGTTATTCGGCATCTGGTGATAAAGAAGGACGAGGCAGAAACAAAGGAATGTCCACCTCCACCTGAGTTCCACACACTACTCGCTGGTATGgatgatgacgacgacgacgacgatgatgatgatgatgcatatgatgatgaagatgaagatgatgacaatgatgaggaagatgatgatgtGGATGAGACATATGACGATGAAGATGATGAcaatgatgaggaagatgatgacaatgatgaggaagatgatgaCAATGAGACATATGACCATGAAGATGACGATATGGATGATACACATGAGGAATCGGCGgatgaggaagaggaagaaataGATGGTGATGACAATGACATCGAAGGTGAAAAAGGTATTATGAATGTGGAGGACTATATTGAAGGGTACAGAGAGAGCAGAAAGAGTAATAAACCGAGTAAGTCTAGTAGAGTGGGGAGCAAGAAGTTGAGACCCAAGAAAGTAGGTAGATAG